CCCCATCCCCTGTGAAAATGAGTTGACATCCAGCTCAAAGGATATTAGTGGCGTCCCTAGACgactaaagagaaaacaaacggaagatggggaaagcctacagagggagaaaagcaagAGACTGGTCCCCATCCTCTGTGACGATGAGTTGCCATCCATctcagaggacactggtaagcTATATCcccatattttaactattattcatctataaatgatttaagagaCATCGAATGATCGTTTGTTGTTTTCGTTCGTGTTGTGAATGtcatgttttttctctcatctctagAAAGCAGAAACGCACCTGAGGCGGCTCTGAGCGAGAGAAGCGCTAAGAGGAAGTCGGTCGCCGATGACGGACCGGTTCAGAAGGAGATCAAGTTTCTAGACCCGTCAGCCATGTTTAAGGCCAAGTACCAACTGCAGCAGAAACTTGGCCAAGGAGGATTTGGATGCGTGTATGCTGGCTATCGCAGAGAGGATAATCTGCCTGTAAgtttttcacatgttctttcacacacatacagagacacacacacagtacggtcaggaagtgtaaccaaaaagtcttgtttgtatATCCCGTAGGTCGCCATCAAGCATGTTAACATAGACGAAGGGCTCTTCCTTCACCAAGATAGTGATGGGAACCTGATGCCCATGGAGATCGCTGTCCTATACAAACTAGGAGTCGAATCAGAGCGTCATTCAGCACACATTGACCTACTGGACTGGTACGTTGTGGACAAGGAtctgatcctggtgctggagagaccgATGCCGGCCGTAGACCTCAGCCACTACGTTGACGACAAAGGAGGCTTcttgaaggaaaaggaagctaaggtaagctgctgtagtcatctcagagtcacagccattaaaacatgtccaagcatctctgatccctcaactctctcttttttgtctttcagattaTAATTACACAGTTGGTGAATGCAGCCATTGACCTCCAggagaagcacattttccaccggGACATTAAGCCGGAAAATCTCCTTATTGAGACCTGCATGAACGCTCTGCGAGTTCGCGTCATCGACTTCGGTCTGAGCTGCTTCGGCGGAGAAAACGACGCCTATGACACCTTTTATGGTAAGAAGTCCAGTtttactcctgctctttattaactTTACCCATCGGTGAAAcaaagctcttcctcctcctcactgactttttattatgtctgtatattttaggtactCACTTCCCCCCAGAGTGGTTCACTCGGCAGGAGTACAAAGCGGGACCCTCGACAGTATACCAGATCGGAGTGGTCCTGTTCTTCATGCGACACAAGGCGGCATCTCCACCGGCGATCACCCTtctggagctgaaggagaccAGTTGGCTTTCCgaaagtaagaaaaacataaacacaaaaatctgttcatttgagttcacgttgcgatggatcacaggacctcaccctttcttctcctttctctacaGATGGCAAAGATTTCTTTGAGGCGTGCATATGTGCGGACCCGGATATTCGTTTCACCCTGGAGCaactgaggaatcacccgtggctgagatagtatctcacacacacacacacacacacacacacacacacacacacacacacacacacacacgtcttaatttacatttaaaccctTATGCCCTCCATTTATTCCTCAAACGCCTGCCAATCCATTTTTACCCGCTGTCATCGTAACACCAGCCGCGCAGATCACCTGGTCCACTCTATTCAATaagcacaaggaaacaatgatatggttagcctatcatcttgctgctgtcaaatttaaatgtgactgtctctctaccgtcagttcattcatgttgctgttatgcACAATTCATGCCGCTAAAATGCGCGCTCCGCATTAATTTCTTTCAAGGTAAAGACAATAATCACAACGTCGCACCCGGATCTTCTCCCtcgatataatataaatatgggcaTACTGTGGCCAGGAGCCAaggcgctgcccaaaccgtaacattgttcaatctctggcatttccctgttcGATGGGAGAAACATTACCGTAAATCCCATTATAGCggcgggcctcaaataatctctctATAAAGACTGGTCCCGTCATTTCCagtcaagatgactcaaaagatctgatcaatacaGAATTCAGCCAATCATGTATTCagctaattattataaaatatgggcagactgcggccaggagcctagtcgctgcccaaaccgtaacATTGTTCAGTCTCTGGCGTTTCCCTGTTCAACGGGAGAAACATTACCTTAAATCCCACAATAGTGCCATCCGCGCACGCCTTAGGGCCGGATATCCTTAATCTCCTGACGCAAAAGCATTCCCTGCGGCCGGCTCTTTGTGCCAGCGGCTCCCTCACTTCAATCTTTCATCATTCTATGTAAAGACATTAATCAGCACGTCGCACCCGGATCTTCTCCCtcgatataatataaatatgggcagactgcggccaggagcctagtcgctgcccaaaccgtaacattgttcaatctctggcatttccctgttcGACGGGAGAAACATTACCTTAAATTCCGTAATAGCGGCGGGCCTCAAATGATCTCTCTACTATAAAGGCTGGTCCCGTCATTTCCagtcaagatgactcaaaagatctgatcaatatacaattcagccaatcacgtattcagctaattacTCACATTCAGGTATTCTACTACTAAATGTGAATCTCTAAAATGCCCGCTCCGCATTCATTTAACTTCAAGCGTTCATCATTTAAGGTGAAGACATTAATCAACACGTCGCGCCCGGATCTTCTCctcaataatataaatatgggcagactgTGGCCAGGAGCCAaggcgctgcccaaaccgtaacattgttcaatctctggcatttccctgttcGACGGGAGAAACATTACCTTAAATTCCGTAATAGCGGCGGGCCTCAAATGATCTCTCTACAATAAAGGCTGGTCCCGTCATTTCCagtcaagatgactcaaaagatctgatcaatatACATTTAAGCTTTTATACCTAcggtcttttgatttgaccaaaattataatgcattgaatttatatagcacttttcatgatactcaaagacacttcacataattataacatcataaaagctaaaaataaataaataagaataactaaaatacaggtaaaacaaataaaacaaatagggactttctgagtcgctcggaccctaataaaaaacaaacaaacaatcacacattaaaagcagttctaaacaggtgggttttgatttgcgatttgaatgaggaaagatcagtgcagtctcggatgagtttggggagagagttccagagggaggggggtgatatggagaaggctctgtccccccacgtccggtgcttggtcctatgtgggatggacaggagatcatcagaggagcggagccgacgggatggagtgtggtggtggagcaggtcggtgaggtaggagggggcctgatggagtgtggtggtggagcaggtcggtgaggtaggagggggcctcatGGAGTGTGGttgtggagcaggtcggtgaggtaggagggggcctcatggagtgtggtggtggagcaggtcggtgaggtaggatagggcctcatggagtgtggtggtggagcaggtcggtgaggtaggagggggcctgatggagtgtggtggtggagcaggtcggtgaggtaggagggggcctgatggagtgtggtggtggagcaggtcggtgaggtaggagggggcctgatggagtgtggtggtggagcaggtcggtgaggtaggagggggcctcatGGAGTGTGGttgtggagcaggtcggtgaggtaggagggggcctcatggagtgtggtggtggagcaggtcggtgaggtaggagggggcctgatggagtgtggtggtggagcaggtcggtgaggtaggagggggcctgatggagtgtggtggtggagcaggtctgtgaggtaggagggggcctgatggagtgtggtggtggagcaggtcggtgaggtaggagggggcctgatggagtgtggtggtggagcaggtctgtgaggtaagagggggcctgatggagtgtggtggtggagcaggtcggtgaggtaggagggggcctgatggagtgtggtggtggagcaggtctgtgaggtaagagggggcctgatggagtgtggtggtggagcaggtctgtgaggtaggagggggcctcatggagtgtggtggtggagcaggtcggtgaggtaggagggggcctgatggagtgtggtggtggagcaggtcggtgaggtaggagggggcctgatggagtgtggtggtggagcaggtcggtgaggtaggagggggcctcatggagtgtggtggtggagcaggtcggtgaggtaggagggggcctgatggagtgtggtggtggagcaggtcggtgaggtaggagggggcctgatggagtgtggtggtggagcaggtcggtgaggtaggagggggcctgatggagtgtggtggtggagcaggtcggtgaggtaggagggggcctgatggagtgtggtggtggagcaggtcgtgaggtaggagggggcctgatggagtgtggtggtggagcaggtcggtgaggtaggagggggcctgattatggagggctttgtgagtgaggagaaggattttgtattggatccgttgtgggacggggagccagtgaaggctctggagaacaggggtgatgtgatcacgggaacgggagtgggtgagcaggcgagcagcagagttctggatgtattggagtttgttttggattttggaagatgtgccataaagaatactattgcaatagtcaattctggaggtgatgaaggcgtggattaaagtttcagcagcagatgaggaaagtgatgggcggagacgggcaatgttttttaggtggaagaaggaggttctggtgatttgtttgatgtgatgttcaaatgagaggttgctgtcaaacatgactctgaGGTtccggatgtgaggggagggagacagtggagttgtcaatggtgaggcagaagttgtgactggttttggtgagagatttggggccgatgatgatcatatccgatttatcacagttgagtttgagaaaattggtttgcatccatgatttaatgtcagtgaggcagttggtcagagtggagtgagtagtagtggtaatggcctttgtggagatgtagagctggacatcatcagcgtagcagtggaagaggagaccgtgatgacgtatgatgtttccaagagggagccaggagagagcagttccggtgatgttgagggacgattcgaggcgggagagaaggatgttgtggttgatggtgtcgaaggctgcagtgagatccaggagaaggagaatgttgaggtggccagagtctgaggagaggaggaggtcattggtgactttgagaagggctgtttcggtgctgtgctgtgagtggaaaccagattgaaatggctcgaacagatcattggaaatgaggtgggttttgagttgtgcagcgaggACGcattccagtatttttgacagtaagggaagatttgagatgggccggaaattgctcatggtctgagggtcgagtccaggtttcttgaggatgggggtgacagcagccagtttaagtgtgtcggggactgagccggagttgagggaggagttgattattgctatgatgagtggagcgatggctgggagacattccttggtgagagtggatggtatgggatccagaatacaggtggagcttctcattcctgttgtgaatgaagagagctccaaaagggacacaggggagaactgagaaaggggctgaggggtgaatatggggagagggggtggcgAAATGGAAAGGGtgggtgaggtcttcaggttgctgtaaattgtaaatttttgtattgaaaagtgaaaggaaagagttgcacttgtcgactgtaaaggatttggaggtgttgtccctgggtttgagaagcttgtttatggttgagaagagagcctttgggttggaggagccaacgtgtatgaggtgtgagtagtaggtggtccgggctgagatgagagcgtctttgtattgttgaaggtagtcagagtgggcttggagatggactgttaaaccagtttttctgcagagtctttcaagcttgcacttacgggatttcatgtggtggagatcagtAGTATACCagggagctgagtgagtgaatgagatagttttggttttaatgggagcaagctgatcaagacaggaggagagtgtgttattgtagtaatttacgagatcggagggatCTTCAGACGGTGGGAAAGGGTAGGCCGACgtggtactggcaagagaggctgaaagagttaGTTAGAATAGTTAGATAGTTAGAATaattttgagatttctgaaggatattttgcgcttggttcttgggatggggatagggatcccaatgtccatggtgatagccaggtggtcggagatattgaggttgagtattgtgagaccagtggagcagaccaaatccaggatgtgacctcggctgtgagtggggaagttgatgtgttgtgtgaagttgaagcattgtagcagttctAGGAATTCTGAAGCAGATTTACATTCAgtgtcatcaatatggatgttaaaatcaccaaggaggagaacggcatgtgaaattgcacagagctgggtcagaaaatcagagaagtcagagaggaaggaggggtttggctgtggggggcggtaaataacagcaattaccagaggagtcgaaCCAGAGTGTTTGAaggcaatatgttcaaaagaatgaacggcagaaatgggaatggtggttgttttaatgtcctcccggtAGACAGCAACAACACCACCTCCCCACCCCTCTGGACgaggtttatctgtgtatgtgaatcctgtgggggtggtctggtttagtgagaaatagtccaggggtttatgccttgtttcagtgaggcagagaaaatcaagattactgtccgttatgaattcattcagaatgaggcttttgttattgagtgagcgggtcttgagcaaggccagtttcaggtgacgttgcgttgtgataggctgtgaggactgaggaaggggaaggagatTGGACCGATTcacgtgtggtttgttgtgatgacgtaacgaggaagtacgattgcgacaggaccatagggatgggatggagttttgggacgtgaagttgtaggtgaacatgcggccagagcctctgtgtgaaggatggcctcggcgaagtattccatgttgtttcagaatgtccatGCAGTCCGGGCGCAGGTGGTTATCAAAGCCGCGAAGCTCCGACACGGAGTACAGCGGCGGCATGGTCCGGGAGGGGAGTAGTAGCGTTAAGCTAGCGCCAGCCTGTGACCAAGAGCCCGCCGTCCGCGAGATGAGAAGCGATGTGCAGCCCAGGAGAATAAGCGAGATGATCCA
This Cyclopterus lumpus isolate fCycLum1 chromosome 17, fCycLum1.pri, whole genome shotgun sequence DNA region includes the following protein-coding sequences:
- the LOC117746299 gene encoding calcium/calmodulin-dependent protein kinase type 1D-like; this translates as MGKILGKLFNAEEKDVVPGEDISVVPRRLKRKQTEDGESLQREKSKRLVPIPCENELTSSSKDISGVPRRLKRKQTEDGESLQREKSKRLVPILCENELTSSSKDISVVPRRLKRKQTEDGESLQREKSKRLVPIPCENELTSSSKDISGVPRRLKRKQTEDGESLQREKSKRLVPILCDDELPSISEDTESRNAPEAALSERSAKRKSVADDGPVQKEIKFLDPSAMFKAKYQLQQKLGQGGFGCVYAGYRREDNLPVAIKHVNIDEGLFLHQDSDGNLMPMEIAVLYKLGVESERHSAHIDLLDWYVVDKDLILVLERPMPAVDLSHYVDDKGGFLKEKEAKIIITQLVNAAIDLQEKHIFHRDIKPENLLIETCMNALRVRVIDFGLSCFGGENDAYDTFYGTHFPPEWFTRQEYKAGPSTVYQIGVVLFFMRHKAASPPAITLLELKETSWLSENGKDFFEACICADPDIRFTLEQLRNHPMSMQSGRRWLSKPRSSDTEYSGGMVREGSSSVKLAPACDQEPAVREMRSDVQPRRISEMIHSIPAGRCQQSGEERVVA